The nucleotide sequence CTCACTATGACAGAGGTTCTGGAGCACTCTTTAAAACATGCTGTGGTCGTCAGGGACAGTGAGCAGGTGGGGTGTCAACACTGCACAGTTTCAGTTTACCAGCGTGAAGTGAGTCTCTAACTACACAGTCGTTAAAACTTCAAGGTGTTACTTTCAAGTGTCCCCATGCTTGACCCGTACCGCTTTAAAAAGCAACGCCACCGAAAAGCTAGTTCTTAGCTGGTGTGGGTGGGCGGTGTTGGGGCAGtgacgggagagagaggctgggtgtgagacaggagagagaggctgggtgtgagacaggagagagaggctgggtgtgagacaggagagaaaggctgggtgtgagacaggagagagaggctgggtgtgagacaggagagagaggctgggtgtgagacaggagagaaaggctgggtgtgagacaggagagagaggctgggtgtgagacaggagagagaggctgggtgtgagacaggagagagaggctgggtgtgagacaggagagaaaggctgggtgtgagacaggagagagaggctgggtgtgagacaggagagagagactgggtgtgagacaggagagagaggctgggtgtgagacaggagagagaggctgggtgtgagacaggagagagaggctgggtgtgagacaggagagaggctgggtgtgagacaggagagaaaggctgggtgtgagacaggagagaaaggctgggtgtgagacaggagagaaaggctgggtgtgagacaggagagaggctgggtgtgaGACAGGGCTTACCGTTGAGGCTGAGGCTGTGCTGGATGGTGCTcagggagggcagcagaggCCGAGGGGGGAGGGACTGCATGGACGCCCCCACGCTGCGCTCCAGGAAAGGGCCAGGTTGCACCGGACCTCCAAAGTCGTCTGGAACGACAGCACAGCTCAGAACCGAGGCTGACAACACGAGGGCAGCACAGCTCAGAACCGAGGCTGACAACACGAGGGCAGCGCAGCTCAGAACCCAGGCTGACAACACGAGGGCAGCGCAGCTCAGAACCGAGGCTGACAACACAAGGGCAGCGCAGCTCAGAACCCAGGCTGACAACACGAGGGCAGCGCAGCTCAGAACCCAGGCTGTCAACACGAGGGCAGCGCAGCTCAGAACCCAGGCTGACAACACGAGGGCAGCGCAGCTCAGAACCCCGGCTGACAACACGAGGGCAGCGCAGCTCAGAACCCAGGCTGACAACACGAGGGCAGCGCAGCTCAGAACCGAGGCTGACAACACGAGGGCAGCACAGCTCAGAACCCCGGCTGACAACACGAGGGCAGCGCAGCTCAGAACCCAGGCTGACAACACGAGGGCAGCGCAGCTCAGAACCCCGGCTGACAACACGAGGGCAGCGCAGCTCAGAACCCAGGCTGACAACACGAGGGCAGCGCAGCTCAGAACCCCGGCTGACAACACGAGGGCAGCGCAGCTCAGAACCCAGGCTGACAACACGAGGGCAGCGCAGCTCAGAACCCAGGCTGACAACACGAGGGCAGCACAGCTCAGAACCCCGGCTGACAACACGAGGGCAGGCCTGCCTCTGCAGGCGGGGAGCACTCACTCGACTGCTCCTCACAAGGACTTAGTTTTGCCAAAATCAGTTTGTCCTCTGACTTTCCtatcttccttgagggtttaggttggtttcggtgcagttctatgggcgtatgtgaagccctctgtgagattgcttgtaaaaaagggttgtacaaataaatttgatttgaatttGATTCGGTGTGGGTAACTCCTTAAACGGTTCCCTAACCTACAAATCACCGTTCTGAATCTGCAGCAGCAACTAGCAGTAGTGAACTATAGATTCCTCTTTCGTTCTGGCATATCTTCCTTATTATTCGTTGACAGTGCTTCATAGAATCACTAAAGCTATCAAAATGTTCCAGTCATATTGGTTTCCTCTGTTGGGTAACCACTTTCTGTGTCACCAGCCCGCAactcaaacacaaaacaaagttCAGAGAACCAGCCAGAAGGCAACGCTCAGCGCTGTCCAGAACTGAGAAATAAGGAAGTAAGTCTGTTACCAGCTCAGAAGTAatgaggaacaggaaggagcTACTAAGAAATACCACAACTAGATCACTTCTGCATTCCTGATAGTCTACcagcaggctcacacacacacaccacagacaagcGTTGAGTCGCTGTTTAGAACCGGGGACCATTAAAGCGAGGTTTGTTCTGTTGTCACCCTGGGCTGTACTAGGGATTCCAGGACCTTACTGCCTGACAATAACCCTCTATCACGCATCACTGCCGGCCAGTCTCCCAAATACAGATACTGGAGAGGGAGCCAACCGCTACGATCATGCTGAAAGTTTAAAATTGGAACTtcaacagttttttttctgCCAAGTTCCAAACAATCAGTTCATTGTAGCAtcctctctatcccctcctGCAAGGTGTGATGCAGTACCAGAGATTCTCCTGAACAAGCAGGCCGAggtggtaaaaaaaagaaaaaaaagaactgtAAACAAAGACACAATCCATTCACTGACACAGCGTGCAACTGAGGTGAATTGGTCACCCAGTCATTTCTCAGTATAAGCACCACCCACTCGCACCATGAAAGAGCTAGCTATTTGTAGCGTAGCTGTTGACCACGCGGTGTTCAGAGAGGGTGTAGTACTCTGGCGCTGTATCGGCTGAAGCCTCCTTGCGCTGGCCTGGATTCGCGTCCAGGCCAGGCCCTTTACCGCATGtcacccccccactctctctccccacatttCCTGTCCTCTGCCAACACACTATCTCTGTCAGAAATAAGTAAAGGCAGACATGCCACCTGTAATGTATCTTTAAGGAAGAGATGAAGAgccaagaggaggagagatgacagTCTCCTGCAGTCGGAACGATACCCcgggtggacagacagacagacagacagacaggagagagaaagacagggaggagagagagaggtaggagagagagaggtaggagagagaggtaagagagagagaggtaggagagagatagaggtaggagagagagagaggtaggagagagagagaggtaggagagagagagagtaaagtaCCCAGAAGGCTGAGGCTTCGCcgcgggggaggcgggggagtcGGGGGATGAAGAGAGCTCACCCCCCTCCGAGAAATATCCACGTCTACCAGGGACACAGTCTCAcctggagagaccagacagacaggagacagaagtGCAGACAGAAACAGCAGGAAACACAATGTcagaaacagagaaaaggaacggcagagtggaaaggagagacaagTCTACTCGTGTTAGCAAACATGCAGGTCAGTGGCTCATTCAGCATCCAACAAGCGTTGTCCATGGAAGGACTGTAAACGCAGGCTCTTACCAGTGAAGGCTGGACTGAAGGGAACTGGAGAGAAGGCACTCTGAGGCCTGGAGAGCAACAGtctactggagagagagaaagagagagacagagaaagagagaggaagagggatatagagggacagagggaaggagagaggaagagagcaacATGACAGTGTTACAGGGTTATGTGTGTCATGTCCTGGTGTAGCTGtgtcccccagccccaggctaGGCTAACCCCAGGCTAggctagccccagccccaggctagGCTAGCCCTCACCCCCAGACCATCCAACCACGTTTAGCTAACCTCTAACAGCAACACACTGCTAAAACTGCAActgaagacccccccccccttccaccacaACAGGGTAAAGCCTGCAACTTAGCTGTCACTTAGatctccacacgcacacacacaccctctctcttaccTCCCAGCGTCCTGGTCTGTGGAGCTGCAGGAGGATCCCCAGACGTCCACCTGGCTGCCCCCagacgaggtggaggaggccagggacgGCCTCTTGTCCAGCAGGTGGCTGGAGCCGCTGCTGCTCTTGGTCCTGAACAGCTTGCTGAGACGGAACTTCAGAGACCCCCCCTTCCTCGACTTCCCCCTGGGGGTCTTCTCCCCCTCGCCCTCTCCGGAGCACCGCGCCGCCCCTTCCACCACCAGGGGGGAGGGTGCGCGCCCCCCTGCCCCGGCCAGCACCCCGAGCTTGGGCGTGGTGGCCCGgctctggggctgggactgggactggggGGTGTAGAGCGGGGCGGAGGGGGCGGACGGGGGGGCCGGGGCGGGCTGGAGGTCGGCCAGGCTGGGGGATGCGGAGGTGGACTGGGTGGCGTCGGCGGGGGGGTCTGATCGTAGCCGGGGCGccccgggggaggagggggaggagcccggCGTGTCCAGGGGGGGGTGACACACCTGGGAGTCGCAACACGCCTCCCCCGTCAGCCTCTGCACCTGCCTCATCAGCCCCgagagagagctgctggagaaggccaccccccccgccgccccctgcccgccctccaccccctcctcccccgacgACGCTCCCCCCTTGAAGCCCTCCGCCCCCAAATCCTcggcccccagcccctccagcaccagcagtgcgtcgctggcttcgcTGGGGTCCTCCCCGTGCACCATGGCGGAGGCCAGCAGGCTGTGGCAGGAGCAGCAGgggccctcccccacctccctcagcaGGAGGTCTGAGGCCTGGCCCAGCTCGCCCAGCCTCCGGGCCAGGGTCAGCACCgggtccccctctccccctggggGGCACGCCCTGCGGGGGTCCAGGAGGCTGAAGTGCAGGGTCTTGTCCAGGATCGGGGGCCAGTCTATGGTGTCTGGGACGAGCTGGTGGCGGTggcacagcccccctccctctgtcactgAAGGTAGCTCGTCTGCCACTGCCTGGGATAGCTTCAGCATCGGGTGCCACTGGAGCCTGTGGTGTTGCAGGTCGGCGCTGCAGTTTGTGATGTGTTCGCCTGTGGTCGTGGCGCCGGTGGTGGTGACACACACCGGGCTAGCCTCC is from Osmerus mordax isolate fOsmMor3 chromosome 3, fOsmMor3.pri, whole genome shotgun sequence and encodes:
- the LOC136938708 gene encoding suppressor of cytokine signaling 7-like, whose amino-acid sequence is MNNAQDMSPDFVLMRLVSAAEYDRLDEDNLMSAGGVVSGFGKAVLGHHGNNINNGFEFDPNNPTAGPTHQGNPSPHYSSQLESQLEALDSGVMLTRPPAPDAPPPPDFAVAQRFDFPHGVGRGSRAQLMVFQNLLRSSDGILECGLDPPGFQVSDAEKQEASPVCVTTTGATTTGEHITNCSADLQHHRLQWHPMLKLSQAVADELPSVTEGGGLCHRHQLVPDTIDWPPILDKTLHFSLLDPRRACPPGGEGDPVLTLARRLGELGQASDLLLREVGEGPCCSCHSLLASAMVHGEDPSEASDALLVLEGLGAEDLGAEGFKGGASSGEEGVEGGQGAAGGVAFSSSSLSGLMRQVQRLTGEACCDSQVCHPPLDTPGSSPSSPGAPRLRSDPPADATQSTSASPSLADLQPAPAPPSAPSAPLYTPQSQSQPQSRATTPKLGVLAGAGGRAPSPLVVEGAARCSGEGEGEKTPRGKSRKGGSLKFRLSKLFRTKSSSGSSHLLDKRPSLASSTSSGGSQVDVWGSSCSSTDQDAGSRLLLSRPQSAFSPVPFSPAFTGETVSLVDVDISRRGVSSLHPPTPPPPPRRSLSLLDDFGGPVQPGPFLERSVGASMQSLPPRPLLPSLSTIQHSLSLNDTFLRGLPRPVPLPGAGPPSSRLHQRPTLCPLSRPDASSFTTSLRELEKCGWYWGPMNWEDAEMKLKGRPDGSFLVRDSSDPRYILSLSFRSQGVTHHTRMEHYRGTFSLWCHPKFEDRCHSVVEFIERAIMHSKNGKFLYFLRSRVPGLPPTPVQLLYPVSRFSSVKSLQHLCRFCIRQQIRIDHIQELPLPTPLIIYLRKFYYYDPEEEMYLSIKDTGRGHTTQEGVESQT